Within the Halomonas sp. HL-93 genome, the region CTTCACGTCTTCGCGCAGCGTGAGGCGCATGGTGGTGTCGTCAACCTGCTCCCATTCGGTGGCCAGGCGTGGCTCGAACTCAAAATCCTTGGTCCAGCGCACCAGCGGGTCAAAGGCCATGTGCGAGAAGCGCAGTACGCCGCCTGAAAGCTGTTCGTGAATATCCAGCGTCTCGAAGTCGGCAGAGTAGCCAATGCGCAGGGTTTCTGCACTTGCGATCGTAGGTAGTAGCGCGGTGCCGGTTAGCGTTGCACCAATAACAGAAGCCAATAGCGTTTTTTTAAACGTCATAGTCGTTCCCTGAAAGGAATATTTATTGTTCGCTTTGCTGCTTTTTCTCCAGGGCTTGTGACCCTAAGGAAAGACTATTAAAGCAGCAAAACAGACACGGTCAGCTCGAAAGCCATGCCATTAACATAGAGAGTAGTGGTTACATCCTACAATCGAAATAATGACTGACCTCATTCATCTACTGAATGACGTGGGCCGTGTTCAGGGATTTAAAGGCGGAAGATCGACGAAAGAAGGGGCTGTAGGTTTAACCAAATCGCTTGTGTAGCCAAGCGTTAATGGCGTCGGACTCATACAGCCATTCGTCGTGACCGTCGTCGTGGGTAATCTTTAGGCAGGGGACTTTGACTTTGCCACCGCCTTCTTGCAGTTCCTTGCGATAGTCAGGATCAAGTTGAGCATCGCGTTTTTCGATAGACAGGCCGAGGCGAGCCATTTCCTTGCGTACCTTGATACAAAACGGGCAACTGCGGAATTGATAAAGCGCAAGCTTTTGACATTCAGCGTCGACCCGGGCCTGTTCCTCAGGCGTGCGCGTTACCGATTGTGGCGTTGAGAGTTTCTCGGATACCAGCATGATGGGCGCGAGCACCACGCGGAGGCCGCGGAAAAAGTAGCGTACCAATGTGCGCATAAAGTAACCCTCGTCGTCTCAATGCTTACCGTCTGGGTAGAGCAATGCAATGCGTAAGCGTGTTGGCTGAGCGGGCATCGTGCAATATCTCAACGACGTTGTCACTGAATGATGCGTCTCTTGCGCCATTAAGCCGCGCATTGCAGGGTCTGGCTACAGAGAGGTGAACCGCTACGTCACAGCTTAAGAAAGGTGAGCCATAAGGCTTGGCGTGCTAGGCTTGCGAGCTGTTTGGGGGTTGTTGAGAGGCGTAGCGATGCATCTGCATATTATCGGAATTTGCGGCACTTTTATGGGCAGTTTGGCACTGCTGGCTCGAGAACTTGGCCACCAAGTGAGCGGTTCTGACGGCAATGTCTATCCGCCAATGAGTACCCAGCTTGAGGAAGCGGGTATCAGCCTGATGGAAGGCTACCAGGCGGCGAATTTACAGCCTGCCCCCGACCTGGTGGTGGTGGGTAACGCGCTTTCCCGAGGCAATGATGAAGTGGAGGCGTTGCTGAACAGCGGCGTGCCCTATACCTCGGGAGCCCAATGGCTGGCAGAACATGTGTTGCCCGGTCGGCGCGTGATTGCGGTGGCAGGCACGCATGGCAAAACGACTACGGCGAGTTTATTAGCCTGGCTTTTAGAAAGTGCTGGGGTGTCGCCGGGGTTCTTAATCGGCGGTGTGCCGCGTAATTTTAACGTATCGGCTCGGCTGGGCGCGCCCGATGCGCCTTTTGTGGTTGAAGCCGATGAGTACGATACGGCGTTTTTCGATAAGCGCTCTAAATTCGTTCACTATCGCCCGCATATCGCCGTGCTTAATAATTTGGAGTTTGACCACGCGGATATTTTTCCCGATCTCGCCGCTATTGAGCGCCAGTTCCATCATTTGGTACGTACCGTGCCCAGCCATGGCCGCTTGCTGGTGGCTGATCGGCAGCCCGCGCTTGAGCGAGTACTGTCTCAGGGAGTGTGGACTCCGGTGGATTATCTGGGTGACCACCCGGATAGCGCTTGGCAACTGCGACTGGAGCGCCCGGATGCCAGCCGCTTTCAGGTGATTTATCGCGATTCTGCAACGGCACGTGAAGAAGATGGTGTCGTGGAATGGGTGCTAACCGGCGAATATAACGCTCGCAATGCGTTGGCTGCTTTGGCTGCTGCCAGACTGTGTGGCGTGGACCTGGCGCGTGGCTGTGCGGCGCTGGCGCGATTTGAGACGCCACGCCGCCGCCAAGAAGTACGCGGTGAGGTCAGCGGTATTCAGGTCATTGATGACTTTGCCCACCATCCAACCGCTATTGCGGCAACGCTTCAGGGCCTAAGGGCCGCCACGCCCAAAGGGCGCCTGCTGGCGGTGATAGAGCCCCGCTCCAACACCATGCGGTTAGGGGCGCTGCGTGATCGGTTGAGTGAAAGCGTGGCCGAGGCCGACGCAGTCTTCTGGTTTCAACCGCCGACGGTGGCATGGTCGATGGAGACGCTAGTGGATAACCTGGCGCACTCGACACTTTACGATGACATCGATGCCTTGGTGAATGCCGTCGTCACTCAAGCGTCACCTCAAGATCGTATTGTGGTGATGTCCAACGGCAGCTTTGAAGGCGTTCACGAGCGTTTATTGACTGCACTAATGGCCAAGGAGGGGGCGTAATGACAAACGCGCCTACATCGCCGTTTAAAACCCCGGTAACCGTCGCGCTTACCGGTGCCTCCGGCGCGCAGTATGGGCTTCGCTTAATTGATGTGCTGGTGGCGGCCGAGCATGAAGTCTGGGTAATGATCTCCAAAGCGGCCCATATGGTCATTGCTACCGAAACCGAGATTACCTTACCGGCTCAGCCCGAACGGTTGGCGCAGGCGCTAAGTGAGCGGAGCGGGGCGGCGGTAGGTCAAATACGTTGTTTTGGCCGTGAGGACTGGATGGCGCCTGTCGCGTCGGGGTCGGGGGCTGCCTCTGCCATGGTGATTTGCCCGTGTTCAACGGGCACGCTGTCGGCCGTAGCGACTGGCGCGAGTAACAACCTGATTGAACGGGCGGCTGACGTAGCGGTGAAGGAGCGGCGCACGCTGGTAATAGTGCCCAGGGAAAGCCCGTTTTCACCCATCCACCTGGAGCATATGCTAACGCTGAGTCGGCTTGGAGTCGTCATCCTGCCAGCCGCACCGGGTTTT harbors:
- a CDS encoding glutaredoxin family protein, with protein sequence MRTLVRYFFRGLRVVLAPIMLVSEKLSTPQSVTRTPEEQARVDAECQKLALYQFRSCPFCIKVRKEMARLGLSIEKRDAQLDPDYRKELQEGGGKVKVPCLKITHDDGHDEWLYESDAINAWLHKRFG
- the mpl gene encoding UDP-N-acetylmuramate:L-alanyl-gamma-D-glutamyl-meso-diaminopimelate ligase, with product MHLHIIGICGTFMGSLALLARELGHQVSGSDGNVYPPMSTQLEEAGISLMEGYQAANLQPAPDLVVVGNALSRGNDEVEALLNSGVPYTSGAQWLAEHVLPGRRVIAVAGTHGKTTTASLLAWLLESAGVSPGFLIGGVPRNFNVSARLGAPDAPFVVEADEYDTAFFDKRSKFVHYRPHIAVLNNLEFDHADIFPDLAAIERQFHHLVRTVPSHGRLLVADRQPALERVLSQGVWTPVDYLGDHPDSAWQLRLERPDASRFQVIYRDSATAREEDGVVEWVLTGEYNARNALAALAAARLCGVDLARGCAALARFETPRRRQEVRGEVSGIQVIDDFAHHPTAIAATLQGLRAATPKGRLLAVIEPRSNTMRLGALRDRLSESVAEADAVFWFQPPTVAWSMETLVDNLAHSTLYDDIDALVNAVVTQASPQDRIVVMSNGSFEGVHERLLTALMAKEGA
- a CDS encoding flavin prenyltransferase UbiX, with product MTNAPTSPFKTPVTVALTGASGAQYGLRLIDVLVAAEHEVWVMISKAAHMVIATETEITLPAQPERLAQALSERSGAAVGQIRCFGREDWMAPVASGSGAASAMVICPCSTGTLSAVATGASNNLIERAADVAVKERRTLVIVPRESPFSPIHLEHMLTLSRLGVVILPAAPGFYHHPQSIDDLIDFIVARILNQLGITHQLMPRWGEDQSPTSSFKDE